The following coding sequences are from one Arthrobacter sp. PvP023 window:
- a CDS encoding DUF3592 domain-containing protein, whose product MTSPNVTVNRKSKLKPWGLGSLVVTVLVLCLGPVLMVVGTLQVNADAELVRTGEQVPGTITEFHDRSKASARRMKVEFQTADGAARYEWVAVDFEQHPVVGEEVTVVYRESDPGQAAVPGFESDGVFFRGVGTVLTVIFGGIAIFLVICYLLGVRKDRKKLDEQRSEGRHGG is encoded by the coding sequence GTGACCTCACCGAACGTAACCGTGAACCGTAAGTCGAAACTGAAGCCGTGGGGGCTGGGCAGCCTGGTGGTGACCGTCCTGGTCCTCTGTCTCGGACCGGTTCTGATGGTGGTGGGCACACTGCAGGTCAACGCCGACGCGGAGTTGGTGCGGACCGGGGAACAGGTCCCTGGAACGATCACGGAATTCCACGACAGGTCGAAGGCTTCCGCCCGCAGGATGAAAGTGGAGTTCCAGACAGCCGACGGTGCGGCCCGGTACGAGTGGGTTGCGGTGGACTTTGAACAGCACCCCGTGGTGGGCGAGGAGGTTACGGTGGTCTACCGGGAATCCGACCCCGGTCAGGCCGCGGTGCCGGGGTTTGAAAGCGACGGCGTGTTCTTTAGGGGAGTCGGCACCGTCCTCACCGTTATTTTCGGGGGAATCGCCATCTTCCTGGTCATCTGTTACCTGCTGGGCGTCAGGAAAGACCGGAAGAAGCTCGACGAACAGCGAAGCGAAGGCAGGCACGGCGGTTAG
- a CDS encoding DUF624 domain-containing protein — MAQKKAEYGSGPLFKAATTVYSVMVGDVLLVLANFLLVLAPLLVALSAGMPAASVSRSGPGYGAQLGLVLLAFVPVGPSLVAAAYAFNRLLAGEETGVFRDFVRGYRSNFRQALAVWLPYLGVLAVVVVNLLLLPGTLDAGDPTRSAARVGLLGLGLLVATAGVTAMLLLSRFTFRVRDLYRLSLYSLGVQKRVSLGNAGILFITAFMLTVTTAGLMVVIAGPVVFLICLNSRPLLTFIERKFTAAG, encoded by the coding sequence GTGGCACAGAAGAAGGCGGAGTACGGTTCCGGTCCGCTGTTCAAGGCGGCAACCACCGTTTACAGCGTGATGGTGGGCGATGTGCTGCTGGTGCTTGCCAATTTCCTGCTGGTGCTGGCGCCACTGCTCGTCGCCCTCTCCGCGGGTATGCCTGCCGCGTCCGTGTCCCGGTCCGGCCCGGGTTACGGCGCGCAGCTCGGACTCGTGTTGCTGGCGTTTGTGCCGGTGGGGCCATCCCTCGTTGCCGCGGCGTATGCCTTCAACCGGTTGCTGGCGGGGGAGGAGACCGGGGTGTTCCGCGACTTCGTCCGCGGCTACCGGAGCAACTTTCGGCAGGCGCTCGCGGTCTGGTTGCCGTACCTGGGGGTGCTGGCCGTCGTCGTCGTCAACCTCCTGCTCCTGCCCGGAACGCTCGACGCCGGGGATCCCACGCGGTCAGCCGCACGTGTGGGGCTGCTGGGGCTGGGGTTGCTCGTGGCGACCGCTGGCGTGACCGCCATGCTGCTGCTGTCCCGGTTCACGTTCCGGGTGCGCGATCTTTACCGGCTGTCGCTCTACAGCCTCGGTGTCCAGAAGCGGGTATCCCTGGGCAACGCCGGCATCCTGTTCATCACGGCGTTCATGCTGACGGTGACCACTGCGGGGCTGATGGTGGTAATCGCCGGGCCGGTGGTGTTCCTGATCTGCCTGAACTCGCGGCCGCTGTTGACGTTCATCGAGCGGAAGTTCACGGCGGCGGGTTGA